From Nicotiana tabacum cultivar K326 chromosome 22, ASM71507v2, whole genome shotgun sequence, one genomic window encodes:
- the LOC107787914 gene encoding protein IQ-domain 26, whose protein sequence is MGKATRWFKGLLGMKKEKENIDNMSNSSEKKDKKRWSFGKSVKDSNVGQNPVNFPAVDTNWLRSYMSENEKEQSKHAIAVAAATAAAADAAVAAAQAAVAVVRLTSQGRGAMFTGGGREKWAAAKIQTVFRGYLARKALRALKGLVKLQALVRGYLVRKRAAATLHSMQALIRAQAAVRSQRARRSMTNDSRYQPEMRARRSIERFDEYRNEFHSKRLSTSNETSYDGFDDSPKIVEIDTYRTKSRSRRMNNVACMSESGDEQHYQVMSSPLPCPLPARVSIPDCRHLQDINWSFLADEQCKFASAQSTPRFACSGRSNAPPTPAKSVCGDGYFRPYANFPSYMANTQSFRAKLRSHSAPKQRPEPGPKKRLSLNEIMASRTSFSGVRMQRSCSQVQEDYCF, encoded by the exons ATGGGGAAAGCTACGAGGTGGTTTAAGGGGTTGCTTGggatgaaaaaagagaaagaaaacataGACAACATGTCTAATTCATctgaaaagaaagacaaaaaaagGTGGAGTTTTGGGAAGTCTGTTAAAGATTCAAATGTTGGTCAGAATCCGGTGAACTTTCCGGCGGTGGATACTAATTGGTTGAGATCTTACATGTCTGAGAACGAGAAGGAACAGAGTAAGCATGCAATTGCTGTAGCTGCCGCCACCGCTGCCGCGGCCGATGCGGCGGTAGCGGCGGCACAGGCGGCTGTGGCGGTGGTGAGATTAACTAGTCAAGGTAGGGGTGCTATGTTCACAGGTGGTGGGCGGGAGAAATGGGCTGCTGCTAAGATTCAAACTGTTTTCAGGGGTTATTTG GCCAGAAAAGCTCTTAGAGCTCTAAAGGGACTGGTGAAATTGCAGGCATTGGTTAGGGGTTACCTTGTTCGCAAGAGAGCGGCTGCAACTCTTCACAGTATGCAGGCGCTCATCAGAGCGCAGGCTGCTGTTCGATCTCAAAGAGCTCGTCGTTCAATGACTAATGACTCTAGATACCAGCCCGAAATGCGAGCTAGGAGGTCCATT GAAAGATTTGATGAATATAGAAATGAATTCCACAGCAAGAGGCTTTCAACTTCGAATGAGACATCATATGATGGATTTGATGATAGCccaaaaattgtagaaattgaTACATACAGGACCAAATCCAGGTCGCGTAGAATGAACAATGTTGCTTGTATGTCCGAATCTGGAGATGAGCAGCATTATCAAGTTATGTCATCACCACTTCCATGTCCACTTCCAGCCCGTGTATCGATCCCAGATTGTCGTCATCTTCAGGATATTAACTGGAGTTTTCTAGCGGACGAGCAGTGCAAGTTTGCCTCAGCACAAAGtacacctcgatttgcatgttcTGGACGTTCCAATGCGCCACCTACACCAGCCAAAAGCGTTTGTGGCGATGGTTACTTCCGGCCATATGCTAACTTTCCTAGTTACATGGCTAACACACAGTCGTTTCGCGCAAAGCTACGATCCCATAGTGCGCCAAAGCAAAGACCAGAGCCAGGGCCAAAGAAGAGGTTGTCACTGAATGAAATAATGGCATCAAGAACTAGTTTCAGTGGTGTTAGAATGCAAAGGTCTTGCTCTCAAGTGCAAGAAGATTACTGCTTctga